In the genome of Hymenobacter cellulosivorans, one region contains:
- a CDS encoding MFS transporter, which translates to MMDALPAAQQPLTRLNIFATKGVQMRTFHLTWLTFFFCFFGWFGIAPLMPLVREQLHLDKGQIGNIVIASVSATILARLIVGKLCDTLGPRLTYSLLLVVGAVPVLLIGLSNSYEVFLLFRLAIGIIGASFVITQFHTSMMFAPKVVGTANAVAGGWGNLGGGIANMVMPLVAAGFVSLGYVDQANSWRLAMVVPGVVLLVMAGLYYKYTQDTPRGNYGDIERDTAQKSKGTFLLALRDYRTWVLALAYGACFGIEITIDNVAAVYFVDHFGASLVLAGMLAGVFGFMNIFARGLGGWVSDVVGRRAGMRGKWLLLSGLLILEGIGIALFALAPSLPLAIAAMLGFALFLKMANGCTYSIVPFVNKQALGSVSGVVGAGGNLGAMLVGFLFKSASISYSTAFLYIGIGVGAVGGLVLLIRLIRKELGETAPEAPLTLAGA; encoded by the coding sequence ATGATGGATGCTTTGCCCGCTGCCCAGCAGCCCCTGACCCGCCTCAACATCTTCGCTACCAAGGGCGTGCAGATGCGCACGTTTCACCTGACCTGGCTCACGTTTTTCTTCTGCTTTTTTGGCTGGTTTGGCATTGCCCCGCTCATGCCCCTAGTGCGCGAGCAGCTCCACCTTGATAAGGGGCAGATTGGCAACATCGTTATTGCCTCGGTGTCCGCCACGATTCTGGCCCGCCTCATCGTCGGCAAGCTCTGCGACACGCTGGGGCCCCGTTTGACGTACTCACTGCTGCTCGTGGTGGGGGCCGTGCCGGTGCTGCTCATTGGCCTGAGCAACAGCTACGAGGTCTTTCTGCTGTTTCGGCTGGCCATTGGCATCATCGGGGCCTCGTTTGTCATCACCCAGTTTCACACCTCGATGATGTTTGCGCCCAAGGTGGTAGGCACGGCCAACGCCGTGGCCGGCGGCTGGGGCAACCTCGGCGGCGGCATTGCCAACATGGTGATGCCCCTGGTGGCCGCCGGCTTCGTTTCGCTGGGCTACGTCGATCAGGCCAACTCCTGGCGGCTGGCCATGGTGGTGCCGGGCGTCGTTCTGCTGGTCATGGCCGGGCTCTATTACAAATACACCCAGGACACGCCCCGTGGCAACTACGGCGATATTGAGCGCGACACCGCCCAAAAATCGAAGGGTACCTTTCTGCTGGCCTTGCGCGACTACCGTACCTGGGTGCTGGCCCTGGCCTACGGGGCCTGCTTCGGCATCGAAATCACCATCGACAACGTGGCGGCCGTCTACTTCGTCGACCACTTCGGGGCCAGCCTGGTACTGGCCGGGATGCTGGCCGGTGTCTTTGGGTTCATGAACATCTTTGCCCGGGGCCTGGGTGGCTGGGTGAGCGACGTAGTGGGCCGCCGGGCCGGCATGCGGGGCAAGTGGCTGCTGCTGAGTGGGCTGCTGATTCTGGAAGGCATAGGCATTGCCTTATTTGCCCTGGCGCCTAGCCTGCCGCTGGCTATTGCGGCCATGCTGGGGTTTGCCCTGTTTTTGAAAATGGCCAACGGCTGTACCTATTCCATCGTGCCCTTCGTGAACAAGCAGGCCCTGGGCAGCGTGAGCGGGGTGGTAGGGGCGGGTGGCAACCTGGGCGCCATGCTGGTAGGCTTCCTGTTCAAATCGGCCTCCATCAGCTACAGCACAGCCTTTCTCTACATCGGCATCGGGGTGGGCGCTGTGGGCGGCCTGGTGCTGCTGATCCGCCTGATTCGCAAGGAGCTGGGCGAAACGGCCCCCGAAGCCCCGCTCACACTGGCCGGCGCCTAA
- a CDS encoding alginate export family protein — protein sequence MPENCTANRLSWVALAVALLPGPAAVGQVVVSAEIRPRTELRDGFRTVNTPREQPAFFVEQRSRLNLDYGRDKVSVRLSMQDVRIWGSTNQVYKTDPNLFNVFEAYGQYRLNSRLAVRVGRQVLDYDNARFLGGLDWAQQGRSHDALKLMYADSSGFTVHGGAGFNQSFSLEPAKLADTYYGGVDNYKSMEYLWLHQEWTRGKLSALFFNDGRQRPDSTTYYRQTYGLTGEATAGRTTLTGEAYYQTGYDAVGRAVRAYLAAGSLTLATKLTPLTLGLDYLSGSDATDSRNHAFVPLYGTNHAFYGHMDYFYVGNNHGQNGRTAGLADFYLKTTFKLAPKTSLLAHLHHFEAPARVYASGTTEQALSRRLGEELDVQLSANVSPEFSFKLGYSHLLATASLDALKGRDGQQHNQWAWAMLTFKPVLFNN from the coding sequence ATGCCCGAGAACTGTACTGCGAATAGGCTTTCTTGGGTAGCATTGGCGGTGGCGCTGCTGCCCGGCCCGGCGGCGGTGGGACAAGTGGTGGTATCGGCCGAAATCCGGCCGCGCACGGAGCTGCGCGACGGGTTCCGGACGGTGAACACGCCCCGTGAGCAGCCGGCTTTCTTCGTCGAGCAACGCTCCCGCCTCAATCTGGACTACGGGCGCGATAAAGTGAGCGTGCGGCTTTCAATGCAGGACGTGCGCATCTGGGGCAGCACCAATCAGGTCTATAAAACCGACCCCAACCTGTTCAACGTGTTTGAGGCCTACGGGCAGTACCGCCTCAACTCCCGGCTGGCCGTGCGGGTAGGCCGGCAGGTGCTCGACTACGACAACGCCCGGTTTTTGGGCGGGCTCGACTGGGCCCAGCAGGGCCGCAGCCACGACGCGCTGAAGCTCATGTATGCCGACAGCTCGGGCTTCACGGTGCACGGTGGGGCAGGGTTCAACCAGTCGTTTTCCCTGGAGCCCGCCAAGCTCGCTGACACCTACTACGGGGGCGTCGACAACTACAAATCTATGGAGTACCTGTGGCTGCATCAGGAGTGGACCCGCGGCAAGCTCTCGGCCCTGTTTTTCAACGACGGCCGGCAGCGCCCTGATTCCACGACCTACTACCGCCAAACCTACGGCCTGACGGGTGAAGCCACCGCCGGCCGCACAACCCTGACTGGCGAAGCGTATTACCAGACCGGCTACGATGCCGTCGGCCGGGCCGTGCGGGCCTACCTAGCGGCGGGCAGCCTGACGCTGGCCACCAAGCTCACCCCGCTCACGCTGGGCCTGGACTACCTCTCGGGCTCCGACGCTACCGACTCCCGCAACCACGCCTTTGTACCGCTCTACGGCACCAACCACGCCTTTTACGGGCACATGGACTACTTCTACGTGGGCAACAACCACGGGCAGAATGGCCGCACCGCCGGCCTGGCTGATTTCTACCTGAAAACCACTTTCAAGCTGGCTCCCAAAACCAGCCTGCTAGCTCACCTGCACCACTTCGAGGCCCCCGCCCGGGTGTACGCTTCGGGCACAACCGAGCAGGCCCTGAGCAGGCGGCTGGGCGAGGAGCTGGATGTGCAGCTTAGTGCCAACGTGAGTCCGGAGTTCAGCTTTAAGCTGGGCTACTCGCACTTGCTGGCCACCGCCTCGCTCGATGCCCTGAAGGGGCGCGACGGACAGCAACACAACCAGTGGGCCTGGGCCATGCTCACCTTCAAGCCGGTTCTGTTCAATAACTGA
- the nirD gene encoding nitrite reductase small subunit NirD yields MEAVIDVTWVAVCQATDIPADGGACALVEGEQIAIFNFARRGEWYATQNLCPHKQQMALARGMIGSTGEACEPKVACPFHKRTFSLLTGECLNGDECSIRTYPVKVEDGLVFIGLEAG; encoded by the coding sequence ATGGAAGCTGTCATTGACGTAACGTGGGTGGCCGTGTGCCAGGCCACAGACATTCCGGCCGACGGCGGGGCCTGCGCCCTGGTGGAAGGCGAGCAGATTGCCATTTTCAACTTCGCCCGCCGCGGCGAGTGGTACGCCACCCAGAACCTGTGCCCGCACAAGCAGCAGATGGCCCTGGCCCGCGGCATGATCGGCAGCACCGGCGAGGCCTGTGAGCCCAAAGTGGCCTGTCCGTTTCACAAGCGCACCTTTTCGTTGCTCACCGGCGAGTGCCTGAACGGCGACGAGTGCAGCATCCGCACGTACCCGGTGAAGGTCGAGGACGGGCTGGTATTCATCGGCCTGGAAGCCGGGTGA
- the nirB gene encoding nitrite reductase large subunit NirB produces MVPQPLPIVVVIGNGMVGYKFCEKLLAKTPAFNLVVFGEEPRVAYDRVHLSEYFGGKTADDLLMAPLQWYHDHHITLHLGDPVQEIDRASQTVHSRGGLVQPYDYLVLATGSSAFVPDIPGVEKAGVMVYRTIEDLEEIKACAATARSGAVLGGGLLGLEAAKALLDLGVPETHVIEFAPRLMPRQIDAAGSQMLQTKLEALGLNIHLSKATASIGGEDKIEALHFGDGSQLPVDMLVISAGIRPRDELAKLAGLEVGLRGGIVVNDEMQTSDPRIFAIGECALHGGMIYGLVAPGYDMAEVVVSQLTQGARAFTGYDMSSKLKLIGVDVASFGDPFIAEPHSRSIVFEDAHRGVYKRINISPDGKYLLGGVLIGDAEAYNLLLQTVNNKIVLPPHPEDLILGARGGEAAEGAGVLSLPDEALVCSCEAVTKGAICGAVTELGVTTVDGMKKCNKAGTGCGGCVPMVKDLINGTLLAQGAYIKNVLCEHFEYSRQELFDLCKINEIRTYDAALDHFGRGDGCETCKPAIGSILSGLWNDLIVKQNTIQDTNDRYLANIQKGGSYSVVPRIAGGEVTPEQLMVIGRVAQKYGLYTKITGGQRIDMFGAHVSDLPDIWEELINAGFESGHAYGKSLRTVKSCVGSTWCRFGLHDSVSLAIEIENRYKGIRSPHKLKSGVSGCVRECAEAQAKDFGIIATEKGWNLYVCGNGGAKPQHAQLLATDIDKETLVRYLDRFLMFYIKTADPLMRTATWLNKLDGGLAYLKNVVVNDSLGICTELEAEMALLIQNYHCEWREVVENPELRRQFTHFVNAPTVKDPSIEFEPVRGQKIVKAW; encoded by the coding sequence ATGGTACCGCAGCCGCTTCCAATCGTCGTTGTCATTGGCAATGGCATGGTTGGCTACAAGTTTTGCGAGAAGCTTCTCGCCAAAACCCCGGCCTTCAATCTGGTGGTGTTTGGCGAAGAGCCCCGCGTGGCCTACGACCGAGTGCACCTGAGTGAATATTTTGGGGGCAAAACGGCCGACGACCTGCTGATGGCCCCCCTGCAGTGGTACCACGACCACCATATCACCCTGCACCTGGGCGACCCGGTGCAGGAAATAGACCGGGCCAGCCAAACGGTTCATTCCCGCGGCGGCCTAGTGCAGCCCTACGACTACCTCGTGCTGGCCACTGGCTCCTCGGCCTTTGTGCCCGACATTCCCGGCGTGGAAAAGGCTGGCGTGATGGTCTACCGCACCATCGAGGACTTGGAAGAAATAAAAGCCTGCGCGGCCACGGCCCGCAGCGGGGCTGTATTAGGTGGCGGCCTGCTGGGCCTGGAAGCGGCCAAAGCTCTGCTCGACCTGGGCGTGCCCGAAACCCACGTCATCGAGTTTGCGCCCCGCCTCATGCCCCGGCAGATCGACGCGGCCGGCAGCCAAATGCTGCAAACCAAGCTTGAAGCCCTGGGCCTCAACATTCACCTGAGCAAAGCCACCGCCAGCATCGGCGGCGAAGACAAGATTGAGGCCCTGCACTTCGGCGACGGCTCCCAGCTGCCCGTTGACATGTTGGTGATTTCGGCCGGCATCCGGCCCCGCGACGAGCTGGCCAAGCTTGCCGGCCTGGAAGTGGGCCTGCGGGGCGGTATTGTCGTCAACGATGAGATGCAAACCTCGGACCCGCGCATCTTTGCCATTGGCGAGTGCGCCCTGCACGGGGGGATGATTTACGGTTTGGTCGCTCCCGGCTACGACATGGCCGAGGTAGTCGTCAGTCAACTGACCCAGGGTGCCCGGGCCTTCACCGGCTACGACATGAGCAGCAAGCTCAAGCTCATCGGCGTGGACGTGGCCAGCTTCGGCGACCCGTTTATTGCCGAGCCCCACAGCCGCTCCATCGTGTTTGAGGATGCCCACCGCGGAGTCTACAAGCGCATCAATATCAGCCCCGACGGCAAGTATCTGCTCGGCGGCGTGCTCATTGGCGACGCCGAAGCCTACAACCTGCTGCTACAAACCGTCAACAACAAAATCGTGCTGCCGCCCCACCCCGAAGACCTGATCCTGGGCGCCCGGGGCGGGGAGGCCGCCGAAGGCGCGGGCGTACTGAGCCTGCCCGATGAGGCTCTGGTCTGCTCCTGCGAAGCCGTGACGAAAGGTGCCATCTGCGGGGCCGTGACTGAACTGGGTGTCACGACGGTGGACGGCATGAAAAAGTGCAACAAGGCCGGCACCGGCTGCGGGGGCTGCGTACCCATGGTCAAGGACTTGATTAACGGTACCCTACTGGCCCAGGGCGCTTATATCAAGAACGTGCTGTGTGAGCATTTTGAGTACTCCCGGCAGGAGCTGTTCGATTTGTGCAAAATCAACGAAATCCGCACCTACGATGCCGCCCTCGACCACTTTGGCCGGGGCGACGGCTGCGAAACCTGCAAGCCGGCCATCGGCAGCATTTTGTCGGGCTTGTGGAATGATCTGATTGTCAAGCAAAACACCATTCAGGACACCAACGACCGGTATTTGGCCAACATCCAGAAGGGCGGCAGCTACTCGGTGGTGCCCCGCATTGCCGGCGGCGAAGTTACGCCCGAGCAGTTGATGGTCATTGGCCGCGTGGCCCAGAAGTACGGGCTCTACACCAAGATTACGGGCGGGCAGCGCATCGATATGTTCGGGGCCCACGTGAGTGACCTGCCCGATATCTGGGAAGAGCTCATCAACGCCGGCTTTGAGAGCGGACACGCCTACGGGAAGTCGTTGCGGACCGTAAAAAGCTGCGTGGGCAGCACCTGGTGCCGGTTTGGCCTGCACGACAGCGTGTCGCTGGCCATCGAAATTGAGAACCGTTACAAGGGCATTCGCTCCCCGCATAAGCTCAAAAGCGGCGTAAGCGGCTGCGTGCGGGAGTGCGCCGAGGCCCAGGCCAAGGACTTCGGTATCATTGCCACCGAGAAGGGCTGGAACCTGTACGTGTGTGGCAATGGCGGCGCCAAGCCCCAGCACGCCCAGCTCTTGGCCACCGACATCGACAAGGAAACCCTGGTGCGCTACCTCGACCGGTTCCTGATGTTCTACATCAAAACCGCCGACCCGCTGATGCGCACCGCCACTTGGCTCAACAAGCTGGACGGAGGCCTGGCCTACCTCAAAAACGTGGTGGTCAACGACAGCCTGGGCATTTGCACCGAGCTGGAAGCCGAAATGGCCCTGCTGATCCAGAACTACCACTGCGAGTGGCGCGAGGTGGTCGAAAACCCCGAGCTGCGCCGGCAGTTCACCCACTTCGTGAATGCGCCCACGGTCAAGGATCCTTCCATCGAGTTCGAGCCGGTGCGGGGGCAGAAGATTGTAAAAGCCTGGTAA
- a CDS encoding ADP-ribosylglycohydrolase family protein, translating to MHADTCRGALLGLAVADALGVPVEFASRAQRRLDPVVGMREYGTHQQPVGTWSDDSSLTFCLAESLTRVGAYAIDVADLSRRFINWLDFGYWTPHGTVFDIGIATREAILRLQEGVAPKKAGGTREYDNGNGALMRILPLVFHPLWQRANPAERQRLTHDVCSLTHGHYRSTLACYLYLEVAWGLLQGLTPVQAQQRLYPAITRELLPKLAKEIKVFERVLDPQLNLVSEADIQSSGYVVHTLEAALWCLLRGEFYADTVLTAVNLGDDTDTTGAVTGGLAGLYFGVEQIPAEWQRVLVQRAEIEALSDRLLF from the coding sequence ATGCATGCAGATACCTGCCGCGGCGCCCTGCTGGGCCTAGCCGTAGCCGACGCCCTGGGCGTGCCCGTGGAGTTTGCCAGCCGGGCCCAGCGCCGCCTCGACCCCGTTGTGGGCATGCGCGAATACGGCACCCACCAGCAGCCCGTCGGCACCTGGTCTGACGATTCTTCCCTGACGTTCTGCCTGGCCGAGTCCTTGACCAGAGTGGGGGCCTACGCCATTGATGTAGCCGATTTGAGCCGCCGCTTTATCAACTGGCTGGACTTTGGCTACTGGACGCCCCACGGTACGGTGTTCGACATAGGTATTGCCACGCGGGAAGCCATTCTGCGGTTGCAGGAAGGCGTAGCGCCCAAAAAAGCCGGCGGTACCCGGGAGTACGACAACGGCAACGGGGCCCTGATGCGGATTCTGCCCCTGGTGTTTCATCCGCTCTGGCAACGGGCCAACCCGGCTGAGCGGCAGCGCCTCACCCACGACGTATGTAGCCTTACCCATGGGCACTACCGCTCCACGCTGGCCTGCTACCTCTACCTGGAAGTTGCCTGGGGTCTCCTGCAAGGCCTGACGCCAGTGCAAGCCCAGCAGCGGCTATATCCGGCAATAACCCGCGAGCTGCTGCCGAAGCTGGCCAAGGAAATCAAGGTGTTTGAACGGGTGCTGGACCCGCAGCTGAACCTGGTTTCGGAAGCGGATATCCAGTCGTCGGGCTACGTGGTGCACACCCTGGAAGCGGCGCTGTGGTGCCTGCTGCGCGGCGAATTCTACGCCGACACGGTATTAACGGCCGTGAACCTGGGCGACGATACTGATACTACCGGTGCCGTTACGGGTGGTTTAGCCGGGTTGTATTTCGGGGTAGAGCAGATTCCGGCGGAATGGCAGCGGGTGCTGGTGCAGCGGGCCGAAATCGAAGCTCTGTCCGACCGGCTCCTATTCTAG
- a CDS encoding magnesium citrate secondary transporter produces MVVPREFCRPAFWLPLLVYLLYQVNARFGHFPLPLLLRAYLSDLLAMPVILTLALVVQRRWVHRRTSFILPDSWLLGAWLYISVWFELLLPLLSARHTGDFFDAVAYGLGTLFYRRFLNRPA; encoded by the coding sequence ATGGTCGTGCCCCGCGAGTTTTGCCGCCCGGCCTTCTGGCTGCCGCTGCTGGTGTATCTGCTCTACCAGGTCAATGCCCGCTTCGGCCACTTTCCGCTCCCGCTCCTGCTGCGGGCCTACCTTTCCGACCTGCTGGCCATGCCCGTCATTCTGACGTTGGCCCTGGTGGTACAGCGCCGCTGGGTGCACCGCCGCACCTCATTCATTCTGCCCGATTCGTGGCTGCTGGGGGCCTGGCTGTATATATCGGTCTGGTTTGAGCTGCTCCTGCCCCTGCTGTCGGCCCGCCACACCGGCGACTTCTTCGACGCCGTAGCCTACGGCCTGGGCACGCTGTTTTACCGGCGCTTTCTGAACCGGCCTGCTTAG
- a CDS encoding mechanosensitive ion channel family protein, whose protein sequence is MFSDLQRVLNTYWQQFLYISPKLLIAFIVLVLAIFVANHLSGLIGGKLRAKSHDPLMADFLTRFSKWALILAGAVLAMEVVGLYAIVGGLVAGAGLSAFIVGFALKDIAENFLAGVVLAFNRPFRIHDTVQIKDLVGKVEDLSLRVTIIKTFDGKHIFLPNAMVLREPLINFTRDGYIRQDFLVTIEYGAEGSSQEASELVLNYLRSNKDVEDKDPHTPYVILEKATATTADLRAYFWTFSEDYRRGTLQLKSGLMRGIKAGLNREGYTVTNVVQ, encoded by the coding sequence ATGTTCTCCGATTTGCAGCGCGTGCTGAACACCTACTGGCAGCAGTTCCTTTACATTTCTCCCAAGCTACTTATTGCCTTTATCGTGCTGGTGCTGGCCATTTTCGTGGCCAACCACCTCAGCGGCCTCATCGGGGGCAAGCTGCGCGCCAAGTCCCACGACCCGCTGATGGCCGACTTCCTGACCCGCTTCAGCAAGTGGGCCCTGATTCTGGCGGGCGCGGTGCTGGCCATGGAAGTCGTGGGGCTGTACGCCATTGTGGGCGGCCTGGTGGCCGGCGCGGGCTTGTCGGCCTTCATCGTGGGCTTTGCCCTCAAGGATATTGCCGAGAACTTTCTGGCCGGAGTGGTACTGGCCTTCAACCGCCCGTTCCGCATCCACGACACGGTGCAAATCAAAGATTTGGTGGGCAAAGTAGAAGACCTGAGTTTGCGCGTGACGATAATCAAGACTTTCGACGGCAAGCACATCTTTCTGCCCAACGCCATGGTGCTGCGCGAGCCGCTCATCAACTTTACCCGCGACGGGTACATCCGCCAGGATTTCCTGGTAACTATCGAGTACGGGGCCGAAGGCTCCAGCCAGGAAGCCTCCGAACTAGTATTGAACTACCTGCGCTCCAACAAGGACGTCGAGGATAAGGACCCGCACACGCCCTACGTCATCCTGGAAAAAGCCACTGCCACCACGGCCGACCTGCGGGCTTATTTCTGGACCTTTTCCGAGGACTACCGCCGGGGCACGCTGCAGCTTAAAAGTGGACTGATGCGCGGCATCAAAGCCGGCCTCAACCGGGAAGGCTACACGGTGACCAACGTGGTACAGTAG
- a CDS encoding chloride channel protein has product MAKTLLHRTLSPLLLWRLRHVNDRVYLILVSVLVGGLAGLAAVILKTSVQKAQDLLYSWVPEQDRVFALFLYPIIGIGLTVLFTRYVLGGSLSRGIGPIIYNIARQSSIVPRSKLYSQLVTSFLTVTFGGSAGLEAPISVTGSALGSNVGRILRVGRRERRLLVGCGAAAGVAAIFNSPIAGVLFAVEVILSELSAPFFIPLLISSATATVVSKSLYAGQPFVLVTTTWPVQGIPFYIVLGLLTALLSVYMIRIYFLADKYFERKKGTFSKVLLGGLALGVMVFIFPPLYGEGYNTVQLLLSGHPEQLTDASLFSVYRDENVWTILLVAVASMLLKVFATCITVGSGGNGGMFGSSLFAGALIGFIAARLINLSGIYPISEVHFVVLGMAGTLAGVIHAPLTAIFLIAEITGGYALFVPLMVVCSSSYLITRYFEPYSVYTRKLVTRGVYMHADRDRGLLAQLDPMSLVSTDFMPVSPDSTLGELVTVFRHATRNLFPVVDGDGRLVGVVSLDTVRDALFDDEHYNTTRVRDLMTPPPAYVNPDDTMLDVLRCMDQLNAWALPLVSNGRYVGFILKSVILASYRRQLLKETE; this is encoded by the coding sequence ATGGCCAAAACCCTGCTTCACCGTACCCTTAGCCCCCTGCTGCTGTGGCGCTTGCGTCACGTCAACGACCGAGTGTATCTGATTCTGGTGAGCGTGCTGGTGGGCGGCCTGGCGGGACTAGCGGCCGTCATTCTCAAAACCTCGGTGCAGAAAGCCCAGGACCTGCTCTATTCGTGGGTACCCGAGCAGGATCGGGTATTTGCCCTGTTTCTCTACCCCATTATCGGTATTGGCCTCACGGTGCTTTTTACGCGCTACGTGCTGGGCGGCTCCCTGAGCCGGGGCATCGGGCCCATCATCTATAACATTGCCCGGCAGAGCAGCATCGTGCCGCGCAGCAAGCTCTACTCCCAGCTGGTCACCTCTTTTCTGACCGTCACCTTCGGTGGCTCGGCCGGTCTGGAAGCCCCGATTTCGGTGACGGGCTCGGCCCTGGGTTCCAACGTGGGCCGGATTCTGCGGGTGGGGCGGCGCGAAAGGCGACTGCTGGTGGGCTGCGGGGCTGCGGCCGGCGTGGCGGCCATCTTCAACAGCCCTATTGCCGGGGTGCTGTTTGCCGTAGAAGTCATTCTGTCGGAGCTCTCGGCGCCGTTTTTCATTCCCCTGCTCATTTCCTCGGCCACGGCCACAGTGGTGTCCAAGTCGTTGTACGCGGGCCAGCCCTTCGTGCTGGTTACCACGACCTGGCCGGTGCAGGGCATTCCGTTTTACATCGTGCTGGGCTTGCTCACGGCCCTGCTGTCGGTGTACATGATCCGGATTTACTTTCTGGCCGACAAGTACTTCGAGCGCAAAAAGGGTACGTTCAGCAAGGTCCTGCTCGGGGGCCTGGCCCTGGGCGTCATGGTATTCATCTTCCCGCCGCTGTATGGCGAAGGCTATAACACGGTGCAGCTGCTGCTCAGCGGCCACCCCGAGCAGCTTACCGATGCCTCGCTGTTTTCGGTATACCGCGACGAAAATGTGTGGACGATCTTGCTCGTCGCCGTAGCCAGTATGCTGCTCAAAGTGTTTGCGACCTGCATTACGGTGGGCTCGGGCGGCAACGGGGGCATGTTCGGCTCCTCCCTGTTTGCCGGTGCCCTAATCGGCTTTATTGCGGCCCGCCTTATCAATCTGAGCGGTATTTACCCCATTTCGGAGGTGCACTTCGTGGTGCTGGGCATGGCCGGCACGCTGGCCGGCGTGATTCACGCTCCGCTTACGGCCATCTTCCTGATTGCCGAAATCACCGGCGGCTACGCGCTGTTTGTGCCCCTGATGGTGGTCTGCTCCAGCTCCTACCTCATTACGCGCTATTTCGAGCCTTACTCGGTATACACCCGCAAGCTCGTTACCCGCGGCGTGTACATGCACGCCGACCGTGACCGGGGCCTGCTGGCTCAGCTCGACCCCATGTCGCTGGTCAGCACTGATTTTATGCCCGTGAGCCCCGATAGTACGCTGGGTGAACTGGTTACCGTGTTTCGGCACGCGACGCGCAACCTGTTTCCGGTGGTGGATGGCGACGGCCGGCTCGTGGGCGTCGTCTCGCTCGATACCGTGCGCGACGCGCTATTCGACGACGAGCACTACAACACCACCCGGGTGCGCGACCTGATGACACCCCCACCCGCCTACGTCAACCCCGACGACACCATGCTCGACGTGCTGCGCTGCATGGACCAGCTCAACGCCTGGGCCCTGCCCCTAGTCAGCAATGGCCGTTACGTGGGCTTCATCCTAAAGTCTGTCATCCTGGCCAGTTACCGCCGGCAGCTGCTGAAGGAAACGGAATAG
- a CDS encoding TIGR03862 family flavoprotein — MAPTSSAPFIAVVGGGPAGLLAAQRLAEAGHRVTVFEAQPTVGRKFLVAGHGGFNLTNAEPLPAFTQRYGARQTDFGRFLSHFTPTDLRQWLGSLGIDTFVGTSGRVFPVEAHKPAQVLRAWLQHLQTLGVQLRVRHRWLGFTPERALLLRDEASGQEFSVQPAATVLALGGASWAKTGSDGQWTSLLSSWGVALEPFAPSNCGAEVAWSEFFRTKVGRAPLKNIALECGGQTVRGELLLTDYGVEGTPVYALTPPLRAALQASEPARLYLNLKPDLTAEQLRHKLLAPATASPWPFTWKKPCAWARPSRRCCGSWPQLRRGPRRMRWRRCCSGCPFPSRGCGPWTKPFPRLEVWPGRKLMKI; from the coding sequence ATGGCACCTACTTCCTCAGCGCCTTTTATTGCCGTAGTCGGCGGCGGACCGGCGGGCCTGCTGGCCGCCCAGCGCCTGGCCGAAGCCGGCCACCGGGTCACGGTTTTCGAAGCTCAGCCCACCGTGGGCCGCAAGTTTCTGGTGGCCGGGCACGGGGGCTTCAACCTGACCAACGCCGAGCCGTTGCCGGCCTTTACCCAACGCTACGGCGCCCGACAAACCGATTTCGGCCGCTTCCTGAGCCACTTCACCCCCACCGACCTGCGCCAGTGGCTCGGCAGCCTAGGCATCGACACCTTCGTAGGCACCAGTGGCCGGGTTTTTCCTGTCGAGGCCCACAAGCCGGCCCAGGTGCTGCGGGCCTGGCTCCAGCACTTGCAAACGCTGGGCGTACAGCTGCGGGTGCGCCACCGCTGGCTGGGCTTCACGCCCGAGCGCGCCCTGCTTTTGCGCGACGAAGCCAGCGGGCAGGAGTTCAGCGTGCAGCCCGCTGCCACGGTACTGGCTTTAGGAGGAGCCAGTTGGGCCAAGACCGGTTCGGACGGGCAATGGACCAGCCTGCTCAGCTCCTGGGGCGTGGCGCTGGAGCCCTTCGCGCCCTCCAACTGCGGGGCCGAAGTAGCTTGGTCGGAGTTTTTTCGAACGAAAGTAGGCCGCGCCCCGCTCAAGAATATTGCCCTCGAATGCGGCGGCCAGACGGTGCGCGGCGAGCTGCTGCTAACTGATTACGGCGTGGAAGGCACCCCGGTGTACGCCCTGACGCCGCCGCTGCGCGCGGCCCTGCAAGCTTCGGAACCAGCCCGGCTCTATCTGAATCTGAAGCCCGACCTGACGGCCGAACAGCTCCGGCACAAGCTGCTGGCCCCCGCAACGGCAAGTCCGTGGCCGTTTACCTGGAAAAAGCCCTGCGCCTGGGCCCGCCCGTCCCGACGCTGCTGCGGGAGCTGGCCCCAGCTGAGGCGGGGGCCTCGGCGGATGCGTTGGCGGCGCTGTTGCAGCGGCTGCCCATTCCCGTCACGGGGTTGCGGCCCTTGGACGAAGCCATTTCCACGGCTGGAGGTGTGGCCTGGCCGGAAGTTGATGAAAATCTGA
- a CDS encoding NAD(P)/FAD-dependent oxidoreductase: protein MDEAISTAGGVAWPEVDENLMLRRLPGVFLAGEMLDWEAPTGGYLLQGCLSTGAWVAHGVQHWLGSGQPT from the coding sequence TTGGACGAAGCCATTTCCACGGCTGGAGGTGTGGCCTGGCCGGAAGTTGATGAAAATCTGATGCTGCGGCGGCTGCCGGGCGTATTCTTGGCCGGCGAAATGCTGGATTGGGAAGCGCCCACCGGCGGCTACTTATTGCAGGGCTGCCTGAGCACCGGCGCCTGGGTAGCGCACGGCGTTCAGCACTGGCTCGGCAGCGGCCAGCCAACGTAA